The following coding sequences lie in one Pseudorasbora parva isolate DD20220531a chromosome 18, ASM2467924v1, whole genome shotgun sequence genomic window:
- the LOC137046708 gene encoding E3 ubiquitin-protein ligase hyd, whose product MENDEDQETMGEKLYDLIYPKYTEMTPKLTGMLLELPASVVAQMLYDEALLNKALERALTALTSPDHSEAVSHIDDAVSASSDSLGEQLYDLIDLYNTGHTQKITGMLLEQKKEAVLQLLSDHTLLEERVKIALKTLQEQGEEATDVSDSSDREEVESIGEKLFSFVHQLDPTHCADITGMLLEMDPGTLQQILSDRSMLEVAVQRAKSALEGSLSPTHTQMSA is encoded by the exons ATGGAGAATGATGAAGATCAGGAGACTATGGGAGAGAAACTGTATGATCTGATATATCCTAAATACACTGAGATGACACCTAAACTTACAG GTATGCTGTTGGAGTTGCCTGCTTCTGTTGTGGCTCAGATGTTGTATGATGAAGCTCTGCTGAATAAAGCGTTGGAAAGAGCACTGACCGCTCTCACATCACCGGACCACAG TGAAGCTGTGTCTCACATTGATGATGCGGTGTCTGCGTCCTCCGACTCTCTGGGAGAACAGCTGTATGACCTCATCGACCTCTACAACACTGGGCATACACAGAAAATAACTG GCATGCTATTGGAGCAGAAGAAGGAGGCGGTGCTTCAGCTGCTGTCGGATCACACGCTCCTCGAGGAAAGGGTCAAGATTGCCTTGAAAACTTTGCAAGA GCAGGGTGAGGAGGCGACAGACGTGAGTGACAGCTCTGACCGAGAGGAAGTGGAATCTATTGGCGAGAAGCTTTTCAGTTTTGTGCATCAGTTAGACCCCACCCACTGTGCTGACATCACAG GGATGCTTTTGGAAATGGATCCTGGAACTCTGCAGCAGATTCTGTCCGACCGGAGCATGTTGGAAGTTGCAGTTCAGAGAGCAAAAAGTGCACTG GAGGGCTCTCTGAGCCCAACACACACGCAAATGTCCGCATGA
- the rpl28 gene encoding 60S ribosomal protein L28 — MASAHLQWMVIRNASSYLIKRNKQTYSTEPNNLKSRNAFRFNGLIHKKTVGVEPAADGKGVVVILKKRAGQRKPATSYEKITINKNSRATLASVRNIILKNKYRRDLRMAALRRVSAILKSQKPVVVKKKRTRAPKSS; from the exons ATGGCATCGGCCCACCTGCAGTGGATGGTCATCAGGAATGCCTCCAGTTACCTTATCAAGAGGAACAAACAGACCTACAGCACT GAGCCAAATAACCTGAAGTCCAGGAATGCTTTCCGCTTCAATGGCCTCATTCATAAGAAGACTGTTGGTGTCGAGCCGGCTGCTGATGGCAAAGGTGTGGTGGTCATCCTGAAGAAACGTGCAG GTCAGCGTAAACCTGCCACCTCATACGAGAAGATCACCATCAACAAGAACTCCCGCGCCACCCTCGCCAGCGTGAGGAACATCATCCTCAAAAACAAATACAGGAGGGATCTGCGCATG GCTGCTCTGAGACGCGTCAGCGCCATCTTGAAGAGTCAGAAGCCTGTGGTGGTGAAGAAGAAGCGCACCAGGGCTCCCAAGAGTTCATAA